Genomic segment of Colletotrichum destructivum chromosome 5, complete sequence:
GACAATTATGATGACCAATACGACGGCTCAGATGCCTGCTCGGATTTCagctccgtctccgtcgacgagctgccgCCTATCCGCGCCTACGGTCACACCTACCACGGCTCAGGTCTCCTGCTTATGCCCAACGACGAATCGGAGCGTGCCCGCCTGGAGATCCAGCACCAGCTGTTCAAGCTATGCCTTGAGGGCGCTCTGACTGCGACGAAGCTGCCGACGGACAGAGCCTTCAacgtcctcgacatcggcTCCGGCACCGGTAACTGGGCCGTGGAGATGGGCGAGCAGTACCCCCTGGCCAACATTATGGGTGTCGACATCTCCGCCGCGCTACTGCCCACGACGGTCCCGCCCAATGTCGTCTTCGAGGTTGAagacgccaacgacgactGGGCGCGCGAGAAGAACAGCCTCGATTTTGTCCACATGCGGAACCTCGTCGGTGGCGGCATACCGGACTGGCGGGCACTCTTCCAGCAGGCGTACGAGCACCTCAAGCCCGGCGGTCAGATCGAGTTCTCCGAGGTGCGGACGAGGTACTTTGACCTCGTCGATAGCAGTGGCGACGAGCCCACCGCGCCGAccgaggaagaaaaagaccACGGCTCCATGACGGCATGTCGCGAGTTCGAGATCGGGTTTGCACAGATGGCGGCCATCGCGGGTGTCGACTTTGATCCCATACCCAAAATTCCTGCCATCCTGTCCAGTGTTGGGTTCGAGAGGGTGGGACGCTGGTCGGATCTGGTGCCTATACAGGCCGTGGGCCACGACGAGAAGATGGTCAGGAAAGGGGCCCAGTTTGCCCAGATGCTCGAATATGGTGaggtgtttttttttttttcgtgCTCCTTAACGATTGTCATCTTTCCACTGGATCGCCATCTAATTGTTGCTAGGGTTGGAGAATTACTCGCTGGCCGTGTTCATcaagggggggtgggatgaGAAGGAGACTCGGAATCTCCTACAGAGAGTCCATAAAGAATCGCGAGATACGGCAAATGAGGCATACGGCAAAGTGTGAGTCTGCAACGAATTCGAATTTGTTTTTGAAAACCGACGGCTGACACTTTTCTAGATCTTTTGTAACGGCCAGGAAACCAATGCAATGAGGTGATGTTGAAATGACCCGCGCTCTCTCTACACACATAGACATATATCCTCAACGGCAAGAATCATACAATAAGAATAATGACCTCCCTATCGTCCTTCTCTGCTTCCAACTGGCATCCGTTCTCCAAATCAGACTCTATGAGATCTCATCTTCCTGTCACAACTCTTGCCTCGTATCTTGATGCCTGGCCCAACTACCTGACTTGGTGGGATGCTACCAACCCCCCGCGGTCAGTCGGTCGGTTATTGACCGATGCTTTGTTCAAGTCGGGCTCAGGCGGCCCGAATGTCACTCGGGCTTGCGCCAGTGTAAACCATTGGATTCCTAAGCACCTCGAACCTCTGCAACCCTCAACTCTCTCTGCTCTCCCATGGGCCGAGCCCCCATTCTCCGCATTACAGCTATGCTAGATACAGAACAAGGCGATCGGTTAGACTCGAACTATCATGAACCGAGCGTAAAATCCCGCCGCAGAAACCCCCGAGGAGCCTTGATCCCTGGAATGTTTCACTCCCCGTCTGCCGTTGCATGTTGGTTGTAAGGACAACCCGCCTTGGTCGAGCATCGGGGTAAACCGGGGCTTGCGCTCTCTCAGCTTGCCCCATTGACAACTGCATTGAGTTTCTTTTTCGCCAGAACCACATTTTGTTAGACCGTGGCCACTGACCGAGGTAGCATTCACCGCGTGACACCGATGAACAGCATTGAAATAGGTTTCCTTGCCTGTAAACATGCCGCTTTGCTTGCCATGCGGGGAAGCTCCGCAATCCATCGCCGACGCAGCGGTTAACCAGGGGAGTAGATCAGCGTACCACATAAGTGTGGACATCGCTGCATCAGATGGATGTGAAATCATCAAGCTTTTCTTTCTGACCTACAAACTTACTAGGCAATTGACCGACGATAGAGGCTATGACAACGTCAGGGGGGGTAACCGAGCCGCGGCCGCCCACAAGCAGAATCTCAAAGCCAACAGATGAGACCGATTGACTGCTGAAGCTTGAATCATGGTCACTGCACTTACATACACTGGGCCCCCGTCCCATCAGTCGTACTGGGCCCCTTGTCTACGATACCTCCAGGCGGCAGAAAGACTTACGCGTCCGTTTGGTAGCAGACCATTGGGTTCCCTGTACGGGATACCAAGTTCAAACGACTTCACTGAACGTGGGGGCGTCTCCAGCACGGCGGTGACGCCTTCGTAAGGGAACTTTCCGGCAACAAGGCCTAGGATGTGCCACTAGAAAACGGTCTCGTCCTGCATGCCAACCCCAGATAGTTTCTGTCACGGGCGATTCACCAACGGTAACGGCATCGTTAACATCGCAACCTATTATTCGGCTTCATCCTACCGTACGCCGTTGAGCTGGGGAGCAGCGatctcctcggccaagaCGTAATCCCGCACCGCGCCCTTCCAGTCGCTGATTCTCACGTCCTTGATCTTGACCACGATGACCCGTACCTCTTCGCCGGCCACGAAACATCCCCTGccaccgtcctcggcctgcaCGCTGGGGTTGAAACTCTGTCCCTCGTCAAAGGTGTTGTTCTCGAGATGCGCCTCGCGGTAAAACTTTTCTTCGTCGGACCCGTTGTCCACTAGGCTAGCGGTGCCGTTGATGGTGGCGCTGATGCTGGAGACTGCGGCGGTGTTCAGGTTCAGAaggagggaggcgaggctGGAGCGGTGCTCGGGCCCGGGGCTGCCGCCAGAGAGACGGCGGCCTGAAGTCGGTGGGCGGTGGGATGACCCTACATGATAGCGGTTAGAAAGATGGAGCGCCTTCCTCGACAGCTTGGGGGTATATCATACAGTCGTGGACCAACAGAGAGACGTTAGGATTCGATAGGAGGTTCTGCGTCTTTCTCGAGGCGGGGTTGGTGGTCATGACGATGACTGGTGTGGACGAAAAGTCGGATGACGGGAGGTATGTGTAGTTCATGAGGGAGACGTTCGGGATGTTATCGGTACATGTTGCGAGATGGAGCTATCAGACGCAGTGGCGACGGCCCATGGTCAGCACAAGGTGCTCTTCACGATGCAGCTGCAAGCTCAACGCGGGGCAGAGGAGAGCGGATTTCGGAACGTACGAATCGGGCGTTCTCCAAGCATTGAACGACCTCCTGGGGCAGGGTGGCGGTGACCTGTTTGTTGGTATCGCCGGCCGAAGCCTCGTAATTGAGAGGGACTTGTTGCTCCATGATCGGTCGGGTGAAGTTGCTTGGCGGGTTGGGATGGTGATGCTGTGCGCAGTATCGAGAGCTTCTCCAAACTTGAGCGTTCCTGAATCCGGCTGGGCTGGAAAGGAAGGATGGGCAGACAGATACAGACATGGCCCCGTCATGTGCTGACTAATGCGGGGCAGCAACGGTCAGTGTTCCATCTTTTCTGGCGGGATGACGCACTTCACCTAAGAAAGGCCCATGCCACACCCGTCCTTATCTTATCAGGCGGCAGGACATCCGAAATGGAATCCCCCCACTGATCTTTCGGTGGACCACTGGAATCCGGGGTCGCCTTCCAGCGGCTTTCCAATAAGGCACGGCTATTATCGGCACCACCCCCTTCCAGAGACAAGTGAGCGCGACAAGCCGAAGCAGAGCTAGCTGCTCGAGGGCTCGGGTCAACGACCAGTTCGGCCTCTGCACTTTTCTCGTTCCATCATCGACACCCTAACCTCTTTTTTATTCTTTGTAAAGATCTCAATTGACCCCCAAACTTGAAAGTCCAGATCCTCCAGTCTTTCTTTGACTTGTCCAGCATGCGTTCAATGAAAGCCAAGCACCGGCTTGTCCGACCCCTCCCTCGTCTCCTTTCCTCTGCCGCCGGCCAGTCCgtcccggcctcgagccaAATCACCCCGATCACCTCCCTATTGATTGCAAACCGCGGCGAGATTGCCCTGCGAATCCACAAGACTGCCGATAGGCTGGGAATTAGGACAACTACTCTGTACACGGATCCCGACAGCTCCAGCCAGCACGCCGCGTGTTCCCCGCATTCCCTGGCTTTGGGTGATGCGAGAGCCTACCTGGATGGCGAGCGTATCATTTCATTAGCCAAGAAGCACGGCATTCAAGCCCTTCACCCTGGATATGGCTTTCTCTCTGAGAATTCAAAGTTCGCCGAGAGATGCGAGAAGGAgggcatcgtcttcgtcgggcCTCCGGCGCAAGCCATGGCTGACATGGGCGACAAGGCACGAAGCAAGGAGATCATGACCGCCGCTGGCGTGCCCTGCGTACCAGGCTATCATGGTTCGGAACAAGGGGAAGAGCAACTGCTGCAGTATGCCAAGAACATCAAGTTCCCCGTTCTACTGAAGAGTGTcaagggtggtggtggaaaAGGCATGCGCATCGTCTTGACGGAGGACGAATTTGCCGCCCAGCTCCGCAGTGCCCGCGCCGAAGCACGCGCCTCGttcggcgagggcggtgagGTCATGCTGGTGGAGAAATACATTGTGCGCCCCCGCCACGTCGAGGTACAGGTCTTCGCCGATAAGCTGGGCAACTGCGTAGCTCTTGGAGAGCGTGACTGCAGTATACAGAGACGACACCAGAAGATCCTCGAGGAATCGCCGGCACCGGACCTTGATGACGAGACGCGTCTCGACCTCTgggagaaggcgaggaaggcCGCCTTGGCCGTCAACTACGTaggcgccggcaccgtcgagtTCATCCTTGACAAGGACACCGGCGAGTTTTACTTCATGGAGATGAACACCCGCTTGCAGGTCGAGCACCCCGTCAGTGAGATGGTCACCGGCACCGATCTCGTCGAGTGGCAATTTCGCGTCGCCGCTGGCGAAAAGCTGCCCTTGACCCAGGAAGAGATTGTGGAGAACATTAAGCAGCACGGCGCAGCCATTGAGGCTCGTATCTACGCTGAAAGCCCCGAGAAGGGGTTCATGCCTGACTCGGGAAGGTTGATCCACCTGACCACGCCGAATACCAACGAGGACATTCGCATCGACGCCGGCTTTGTTCAGGGCGACACGGTTTCGGAGGCCTATGACGGGATGATTGCCAAGTTGATCGTCCGTGGTAAAGACAGAGAGACTGCCATTCGCCGGATGGAACTGGCTCTCCGGGACTACGAGGTTGTCGGTCTCAGCACCAACATCGAATTCCTTAAGAGACTTTGCCGGTCTCCCGCCTTCATCGAGGGAGATGTCGAGACAGGCTTCATCGAGAAGTGGAAAGAGGAGCTTTTCAAGCCGCGACACATCCACAGCGAGGTCTTTGTACAAGCTGCTCTCGGTTCGCTGTCTCCCCAGCTGGTCCATGGCCCTCCTCATGGCGGCAGCCTAGGGTTCGGCGATGCTAGCACGTTGAGCGAGCGCAAGTTTGCTTTCAAGGTCCTTGACTCCTACAGCGAAAAAGAgggggaggtggtggaggtgaGCATCACGCAAAAGGCCCATCAGCTCTTCGACGCGCGCGTGTCAAGGAAAGGAGAGGAGGCGCCCCAGGTTTTCGAAAACCTCGTCAGCAAATCGATCTCTGGCTCCTCGTCAACAAACGCACTGACGACATTCTTCCCTAACGAACGACTCGAATCCACCGTTGTGCAGAACACGCAGAGCGAGCAGGATACGAAAATTGTAGTGTTTCAGCACGGCATCAAGACGGAGCTTTCTCTACTGCCACCCAGCTGGTTCGAGAAGGCCCTTGGCCTGAAGGAGGTCACGGCGTCAGTGGTAGCGCCTATGCCGTGTAAGATTCTGAAGAACGAGGTAGAGGAAGGGCAGACGGTGGCCAAGGGCTCCCCATTGGTTGTGTAAGTGCGCCGCCCATTGCTTCACTACCATTGCATGGTGATAGCCAGGATCTGACTTGAATGCACAGCATCGAGTCCATGAAGATGGAGACTGTTATCCGGTCACCCCAAAACGGCGTTATCAAGAGGCTGGCGCATAAGGAAGGAGTAAGTCATGAGgtctctcggtctcggcagCTGACAACTAACATAACCTAGGATATCTGCAAAGCTGGAACTGTTTTGGTTCTTTTTGAAGAGGAGGCTAATGAAGAGTCATGAATGGGTATCTGGCTGCATGATGATATACAAGACACAATACTCAATTTGCCGAGTGAACAGTTTAGCAATTCGAAAGCTTGACAATTTTGACTTCCTGTGACAGGATTGCAGTTTGTAGCGCTTATGCAACCACTTGACTGAAGTTTTCAAGATACCTGCCCAGTTTCTCCAAGCCGGTCTTCAAAACCTCCGTACGACACACGTAACCGAATCGCATATGCCCCTCAAAGTCAGTTCCGTCTCCAAAGCAGGTGGATCCAGGCATGATGAGAACTCCTGTCTCTTTAAGAACCTCAAGACAGAACTCGTCATCACGCACAGGCTTTCCATTCTTCTCGAAGCGGATCATCGCTGTCGTGCCAGCAGTGGGTTTGACCCAGGAACATAGCAAGCTGTGTTTCCGCACAAATGCATCGAGCAGCTCCAAATTATTCCTTGCGAGGTCGGTGTTCCTCTTCAGCAGGTTTGGCCTGACGGCATCCGAGAGAGCATACCCAGCCACCCTGTCGTCCAGCTGCGACACGCTTATAGTCGTGTAGTTTCTGGCGTttttgacggcctcgatgacctCGAGGTCTCTGGAGGCGATCCAGCCCAAACGGATACCTGCGAGCGAGAATGCCTTGGACATGCTTCCCGTGGAAATTGTTTTGTCATACCCCAGCGACAAGATGGATGGGGGCATACTCTCTCCTTCGGAGAGACTGTGGAAGAGTGGGCGGTAGACCTCATCGGCCATCACAATAATGTTCCGTAGTTTCGCGAACGCCACGATGTTTTCCAGAACGGGCAGTGGGATCGTGGCACCAGTAGGGTTGTTGGGATTATTGATGATGATCATCTGGCCGAACCATTAGTTGGCCGCTCTAGCAGTTACCTTCTTGGGGATTGCCTTACTTTCGTGTTGTCTCGCACAAGGCTTTCCAGCTCTCGAACGTCCGGGATATAACCGTTCTCCGAACTCAATTTCCAAAGGGTCACGTCTGCTCCCAAGCTCTTGGGGACCTCGTAGAGCTGTTGGTACGTCGGGTACACGCAGACGACATGATCCTTGGGACCAACAAGGGTGAAGAGAGTGAGAAAGTTAGCCAAAATGGCCCCCTGAGTGAGGATAATCTGGTCACTCGGAAGGGGACCTGAAACGTCGTTATCGTAGAGATTCGCGATTTGCTGGCGGGTCGTCTCCGAGCCGTAAATTGCCCCGTAGGTCATTCGCCGAGTCGTGATGTCTAGAGGTCCGGCAGCCGACTTTTCAGTGGATAATTGTGTAAGCTCTTGGATGGAAACAGATTCGCAGCAGGTCTCGGCTATATTGAGAGCACCGGGAGTGGTCTCCAGTCGATCCATCCACTCCTCCACTACAAAGGGTTTAATCTGGACCATCGTGGTACTTTTGACGAATTTTGATACAGGCTGACGTATGTGAGGTCTGGTATCCAATTTTTCAACTGAACTGATTATGGAACGAAGGCGTCGGTTTAAATAGACCCCGGTTGATAACGCTCATCATCAAGTTCGCGGCTTCTTGCCCTACAGTATACGTACTTGTAAGGCGCGCCCTTGCAATGGGGCAGACTAACGAGTTACATAATTCTCCACATCTACACAGAAAATCACAAGGACAGTAGCAGTAGTCCGAAACACCACGATATCTTCACCGCATCGGAGAAATAACATTTGATGAATTATGCTTATCTTCAAAGGGTGGTGCTGCTTTACTGCCACAAAGATAGAAGCCAAGCGATGTCATAGGGATTTCTTAGCATGCAGGATGCTGCTCCCCACCTCAACAAACGCAAGGAAATGGACAGATTGATCAAGCCTTGTGGGCTTCAAGCTGTCTACAGAATGTGGACTTCTCTATTATATAACATGCTTTATTAGACGAACCTGATAGTGACCCTAACAACTAGGCCCAGCAGGGCAGTCTGTAATCATGAACTGCCAACTAGCTACCTAGGAAGTCTTCCAGAACTGTTTGCATCTGGTGCCCTCCATCGGCCTCCCAAACCACTGCTTAGTACAACATCGCACTTACAAGGTTAAATCTCACATAAATATAGCTCCACAAGGATTGATAGCATGTTTTGAAGGACATCATTCGTTCTGACTTCTGACCATGCTGAACCTCAAGACGACAGTCATGACTTGCGGATTGTCACGCTGAATAAATGGCAAGTCTTCACACAGGCAATTCAGTAATTAGGCCCGAATTTAATCGGAAAAAAAGTTTAAGAAATCTCTACACTGTGTCTTTCTGAGAGATAGTCCAGTAATGGTAGCTACAGGTTTCTCAATCAACACAATAGGCCACAACATGCCAGTCCGTGCCAGTCTCGGGAATCCACATCAGCCAGTCGCTTATGTTTCGATTTACAGAATTTATTTAAGCTTGCCATTTTAGAAAGCTGGCTAAAAGATAGATTGGAGGACCTTGAGCGCTGGTTCTCAAGGTTGCCCCCAAAACTCGCATGCCCACGGTCCAGCGCGCTGCGGCAAGTCGCAGGCTGGCCGTGAGCTTTCCCCTCTCGATTGCCCCATTCACGCACCTCTTTGGACATAATTCTTGAAGTATTATATTTATCTAGAAACTTAATAAGATCTTGCATTCAGTGATTGGATCATTGAGACGCGATTGGAAAGGTAGCTCCTTGGAACGACCATCGGTCACAAGAACTTATACCATCAGCAAGGTTCACATCATGCGCCTCACAGCTGACCCTGAGGGACTCGGAGACGAGAAAGGGGGATTTATAATAACTACACAAAAGTTGCGAGCTTTCCCTTTTTCCTCATTTTCTCTCTACATTCCAACTCGGATCGCACACAATCTCGACACATGAAAAGGCGGTACCACCGGCTACAACCAAGCAAAAATGTCAACAGTTCACTCCGCGGACAAGACAATGTAAGCGGCAAAGCCACTTGTTGCTGTTAGTGATATTGACCAACCATTTCAGTCATCAGAACAATACCCTGGGCGCTGAAGTTGATGTTAGCCATAAGGAGCATCCTGATCACGGCAAGCTCGATGACAGTCACCAGACGACCGGCGGGTGAGTTGACTTTGTGCAAGCTGAGATAATTCAACTGACACCTTCGTACAACAGGCTTGGAAACCCCTTGAGAGACGTACCTCGGGACCGACTCAAAGCTGAAGCTAGTCTGTTTGCAGTCAGCCTCGGCTGGCCGAGCGAAATCGGCTTGTTCCAGAAAGCAGCATTGGCAGCACAAAGCCCGACGGCATTTGAGGATATACCGGAGCTCACCGAGGACGATCGGTCGGTTTTAAGGAATGAATTCGAACACTGCTGGAGGCATCCTTTTGCACTCTACCTCACCATCGCCATGAATTCGATCAGTGCAGCAGTGCAAGGCTGGGATCAAACAGGTTCC
This window contains:
- a CDS encoding Putative S-adenosyl-L-methionine-dependent methyltransferase superfamily gives rise to the protein MGEDVGAATGDPGVGDSGGLGVDDASVTRDCGDYKERRRHSRAAAAEAKVMNDDNYDDQYDGSDACSDFSSVSVDELPPIRAYGHTYHGSGLLLMPNDESERARLEIQHQLFKLCLEGALTATKLPTDRAFNVLDIGSGTGNWAVEMGEQYPLANIMGVDISAALLPTTVPPNVVFEVEDANDDWAREKNSLDFVHMRNLVGGGIPDWRALFQQAYEHLKPGGQIEFSEVRTRYFDLVDSSGDEPTAPTEEEKDHGSMTACREFEIGFAQMAAIAGVDFDPIPKIPAILSSVGFERVGRWSDLVPIQAVGHDEKMVRKGAQFAQMLEYGLENYSLAVFIKGGWDEKETRNLLQRVHKESRDTANEAYGKVSFVTARKPMQ
- a CDS encoding Putative pyridoxamine 5'-phosphate oxidase, FMN-binding split barrel, encoding MEQQVPLNYEASAGDTNKQVTATLPQEVVQCLENARFLHLATCTDNIPNVSLMNYTYLPSSDFSSTPVIVMTTNPASRKTQNLLSNPNVSLLVHDWSSHRPPTSGRRLSGGSPGPEHRSSLASLLLNLNTAAVSSISATINGTASLVDNGSDEEKFYREAHLENNTFDEGQSFNPSVQAEDGGRGCFVAGEEVRVIVVKIKDVRISDWKGAVRDYVLAEEIAAPQLNGVR
- a CDS encoding Putative biotin/lipoyl attachment, biotin carboxylase-like domain, rudiment single hybrid; translated protein: MRSMKAKHRLVRPLPRLLSSAAGQSVPASSQITPITSLLIANRGEIALRIHKTADRLGIRTTTLYTDPDSSSQHAACSPHSLALGDARAYLDGERIISLAKKHGIQALHPGYGFLSENSKFAERCEKEGIVFVGPPAQAMADMGDKARSKEIMTAAGVPCVPGYHGSEQGEEQLLQYAKNIKFPVLLKSVKGGGGKGMRIVLTEDEFAAQLRSARAEARASFGEGGEVMLVEKYIVRPRHVEVQVFADKLGNCVALGERDCSIQRRHQKILEESPAPDLDDETRLDLWEKARKAALAVNYVGAGTVEFILDKDTGEFYFMEMNTRLQVEHPVSEMVTGTDLVEWQFRVAAGEKLPLTQEEIVENIKQHGAAIEARIYAESPEKGFMPDSGRLIHLTTPNTNEDIRIDAGFVQGDTVSEAYDGMIAKLIVRGKDRETAIRRMELALRDYEVVGLSTNIEFLKRLCRSPAFIEGDVETGFIEKWKEELFKPRHIHSEVFVQAALGSLSPQLVHGPPHGGSLGFGDASTLSERKFAFKVLDSYSEKEGEVVEVSITQKAHQLFDARVSRKGEEAPQVFENLVSKSISGSSSTNALTTFFPNERLESTVVQNTQSEQDTKIVVFQHGIKTELSLLPPSWFEKALGLKEVTASVVAPMPCKILKNEVEEGQTVAKGSPLVVIESMKMETVIRSPQNGVIKRLAHKEGDICKAGTVLVLFEEEANEES
- a CDS encoding Putative aminotransferase, class-I, pyridoxal-phosphate-binding, aminotransferase, class I/classII, which encodes MVQIKPFVVEEWMDRLETTPGALNIAETCCESVSIQELTQLSTEKSAAGPLDITTRRMTYGAIYGSETTRQQIANLYDNDVSGPLPSDQIILTQGAILANFLTLFTLVGPKDHVVCVYPTYQQLYEVPKSLGADVTLWKLSSENGYIPDVRELESLVRDNTKMIIINNPNNPTGATIPLPVLENIVAFAKLRNIIVMADEVYRPLFHSLSEGESMPPSILSLGYDKTISTGSMSKAFSLAGIRLGWIASRDLEVIEAVKNARNYTTISVSQLDDRVAGYALSDAVRPNLLKRNTDLARNNLELLDAFVRKHSLLCSWVKPTAGTTAMIRFEKNGKPVRDDEFCLEVLKETGVLIMPGSTCFGDGTDFEGHMRFGYVCRTEVLKTGLEKLGRYLENFSQVVA